In Candidatus Hadarchaeales archaeon, one DNA window encodes the following:
- a CDS encoding DJ-1/PfpI family protein: MKALVFLAPGFEEIEAMTIVDLLRRGGVEVVTAGLETPVEGSHGVKVLPDKKLEEVRVEDFDAVICPGGYPGYENLKKNQRVLEMVKEAAQKNKIVAAICGAPSVLAEAGVLKGKKSTIYPGMEAELKKAGGKPSKGLVVVDGKVITSMGPATAFAFALELLKRLAGRKKAEEVKKATLAHLGAKLR, from the coding sequence ATGAAGGCCCTCGTCTTCCTAGCTCCGGGTTTCGAGGAAATAGAGGCCATGACCATAGTGGATCTCCTCAGGCGGGGTGGAGTGGAAGTGGTAACAGCTGGCTTGGAAACACCCGTAGAGGGATCCCATGGGGTAAAGGTACTACCAGACAAAAAACTGGAAGAGGTCAGGGTCGAGGACTTCGATGCCGTGATTTGTCCTGGTGGCTATCCGGGATACGAGAACCTGAAGAAAAACCAAAGGGTACTGGAAATGGTTAAAGAAGCCGCCCAAAAGAACAAGATAGTGGCCGCCATTTGCGGTGCTCCTTCCGTCCTCGCAGAGGCCGGAGTGTTGAAGGGTAAGAAAAGCACCATTTATCCAGGAATGGAGGCCGAACTGAAGAAAGCGGGAGGAAAACCTTCCAAGGGATTGGTGGTAGTGGATGGAAAGGTGATTACCAGCATGGGTCCTGCCACTGCTTTTGCCTTTGCACTGGAACTCCTGAAGCGCTTGGCGGGAAGAAAAAAGGCTGAGGAGGTAAAAAAGGCCACCCTCGCCCACTTGGGGGCAAAACTCAGATAA